AGACCGCTCGTCCGGTCACCGCCGACGATCTGCGCGGCGGCAGGCTGCCGGCTCGGTGGGCTCGACGCGCGGCGCCCCGTTCGGGCTCGCCGGCCGCCGACCGCGTCCGCTAGCGTTCATCCTCCGGTACGGGGCTATAGCTCAGTCGGTTAGAGCGCATCCCTGATAAGGATGAGGTCGCTGGTTCGATTCCAGCTAGCCCCACCCCCAGCGCACGCCTGTTGCAGCGCTCGACGACCTCCGGAGACCCGCCCATGAAGATGGTCCGCAAGGCACTGATCGCCGTCGGCCTGGCAGGCATCGTCGCGGCGATCTTGCGGTTGCGAGGCACGGGCGGCACCCCTCCCAAGGATGGGGGCTGGCGAGAGCTGGCTGGCCCCGAGCTGAGCTGACCGGGGTCACGACGATGCGTGTCGCCGTCCTGGGGGCGGGTGCGGTGGGTGCCCGCCTGGCACGCCAGCTCGTGTCGACCGAGCAGGTGTCGGAGGTGGTGCTGCGAGACCCGAACCGGTCCCGCCTGGAGGACGTGGCCCGCTCGCTCGGGGAAGGTGCGATCGCCGACCAGTCCGGCTTGCTCGAGCCCCTCGACGCTGAAGTGGTCGTGCTGGCCGGCGATCCAGGCGCTCACGACGTCCTCGCAGCTCGGTTCCTGCGGGCCGACCAGCACGTCGTCTCGGTGAGCGACGACCTCCGGGACGTGCGGGCGTTGCTCGAGCTCGACAGCGAGGCGCGGGAGCGGGGCCGGGCGGTGGTGGTCGGGGCGGGGTTCGCCCCCGGGCTCACGTGTGTGCTCGCGGCGCACGGCGCGCGCCGCTTCGACGCGGTGGACGAGGTTCACGTCGCCAAGGTCGGCACCGGTGGGCCGGCGTGCGCCCGCCAGCACCACCGAGCGCTCGGTCGCATGGCTCTCGACTGGCGGGAGGGTGGCTGGGTGCAACGACCTCCCATGTCGGGGCGGGAGCTGTCATGGTTTCCTGACCCGGTCGGCGCGCAGGACTGCTACCGCGCCGCGCTCCCCGACGCCCTGCTGCTCGTCCCGGCGTTCCCGGGGGTCCAGCGGGTGACCTCTCGCGTGGCCGCCACCCGTCGCGACCGCCTCACCGCTCGTCTACCGATGCTCTGGCCGACCCATCCCGAAGGTGGCCCGGGCGCGGTGCGGGTGGAGATCCGGGGCCGACGAGGTCGCGCTCGTGAGGTGGTCGTGTTCGGGGCGATGGACCGGCCGGCGGTGGCAGCGGGAGCGGTCGCGGCGGTGGCCGCGTGGTGGGCGGCCGAGGGCCGGCTCGCTCGCCACGGAGCTGCCGGGCTCGCTGAGCTGGCGGAACCGCTCCCGTTCCTGCTCGAGCTGGGCCGCCGCGGTGTGCGTGCCGCGGTGTTCGAGGGCGACGCGCCGTGAGGGCCCGAAAACGGCCCATCTAGTGCGTTCGACCTAGGCCTGGTCACGGTTCGCGCGACTGATGGTTTCCTGCGACACGTAGCGCGCGCCCTCGCGTTGCGGATACATGACGTCTCGGGTGCTTGCCCTCCGCTCTCCTAAAGTCGCGCTG
This Rhabdothermincola sediminis DNA region includes the following protein-coding sequences:
- a CDS encoding saccharopine dehydrogenase family protein, translating into MRVAVLGAGAVGARLARQLVSTEQVSEVVLRDPNRSRLEDVARSLGEGAIADQSGLLEPLDAEVVVLAGDPGAHDVLAARFLRADQHVVSVSDDLRDVRALLELDSEARERGRAVVVGAGFAPGLTCVLAAHGARRFDAVDEVHVAKVGTGGPACARQHHRALGRMALDWREGGWVQRPPMSGRELSWFPDPVGAQDCYRAALPDALLLVPAFPGVQRVTSRVAATRRDRLTARLPMLWPTHPEGGPGAVRVEIRGRRGRAREVVVFGAMDRPAVAAGAVAAVAAWWAAEGRLARHGAAGLAELAEPLPFLLELGRRGVRAAVFEGDAP